Proteins co-encoded in one Crateriforma spongiae genomic window:
- a CDS encoding zinc-dependent alcohol dehydrogenase: MKSAQYVGNRSIDIGDSQSIAPGPGEARLEVAYCGICGTDIHIFHGAMDQRVQMPQIIGHEVSATVAEVGPDVSDVQVGQRVAVRPLKFGQPASFDKGHAHVGKNLKFIGIDMPGGMQSSWTVPAYTLHALPDSLSMQHGAMIEPAAVACHDVRLGEVKAGETCVVIGGGPIGLLIALVAMDKGAKVILSEVNESRLALAKSLGMEAVNPMQQDLVAEVSKLTDGGMADCVFEVSGSAPGVEVMTELPNVRGRIVMVAIHPQPKPVNLFKFFWSEIRMIGARLYEEQDFDEAIRLADAGKLHLDKLITEVVPIEKTQQTFEAIDANPDGIKYLIQCNA, encoded by the coding sequence ATGAAGTCCGCCCAGTATGTCGGCAATCGCAGCATCGACATCGGTGACAGTCAAAGCATTGCCCCCGGCCCCGGCGAAGCCCGCCTGGAAGTCGCCTATTGTGGAATTTGTGGCACCGACATTCACATCTTTCACGGGGCGATGGACCAGCGTGTGCAAATGCCTCAGATCATCGGCCACGAGGTGTCCGCGACGGTCGCCGAAGTCGGCCCCGACGTGTCCGATGTCCAGGTCGGCCAACGTGTCGCCGTTCGGCCGCTGAAATTTGGTCAACCGGCATCCTTCGACAAAGGACATGCTCACGTCGGCAAAAACTTGAAATTCATCGGCATCGACATGCCCGGCGGAATGCAGTCGTCGTGGACCGTCCCCGCTTACACTCTGCATGCCCTGCCCGATTCGCTGTCGATGCAGCACGGCGCCATGATCGAACCGGCCGCGGTGGCCTGTCACGACGTACGACTGGGCGAAGTGAAAGCCGGCGAAACGTGCGTCGTCATCGGCGGGGGCCCGATCGGTCTGTTGATCGCTTTGGTCGCCATGGACAAAGGCGCCAAAGTCATCTTGTCCGAAGTCAACGAATCACGTTTGGCCCTGGCCAAGTCACTGGGCATGGAAGCGGTCAACCCGATGCAACAAGACCTGGTCGCCGAAGTCAGCAAGCTGACCGATGGCGGCATGGCCGATTGTGTCTTTGAAGTTTCCGGTTCGGCCCCCGGCGTGGAAGTCATGACGGAACTTCCGAACGTCCGCGGACGCATCGTCATGGTTGCGATTCACCCGCAACCCAAGCCGGTCAACCTGTTCAAATTCTTCTGGTCCGAAATCCGCATGATCGGAGCCCGACTGTATGAAGAACAAGACTTCGACGAAGCGATCCGCTTGGCCGACGCGGGCAAACTGCACCTGGACAAACTGATCACCGAAGTCGTGCCGATCGAAAAGACCCAGCAGACCTTCGAAGCCATCGATGCCAACCCCGACGGCATCAAGTACCTCATTCAATGCAACGCCTAA
- a CDS encoding SDR family NAD(P)-dependent oxidoreductase: MLDTFDLSGKTALVTGCKRGIGKAIAVGLAEAGADVIGVSASLEASGSDVEKEVQAVGRQFTAYQCDFANRKAVYAFIEKAKSDHPKIDILINNAGTILRKPAAEHPDEYWDKVIEVNLNAQFVLSREFGREMVERGEGKIIFTASLLTFQGGITVPGYAASKGAIGQLTMALANEWAGKGVNVNAIAPGYIATDNTQALRDDAVRSEQILTRIPAGRWGEPDDFKGPAVFLASDAARYVHGAVLLVDGGWMGR, translated from the coding sequence ATCTTAGATACTTTTGACCTGTCCGGAAAAACCGCGTTGGTGACCGGATGCAAACGCGGCATCGGCAAAGCAATCGCCGTCGGTTTGGCCGAAGCGGGCGCTGATGTGATCGGCGTCTCCGCGTCATTGGAGGCATCCGGCAGTGATGTCGAAAAAGAGGTCCAGGCGGTGGGACGTCAGTTCACGGCCTATCAATGTGATTTTGCTAATCGCAAAGCCGTCTATGCGTTCATCGAGAAAGCAAAATCGGATCACCCCAAGATCGACATCCTGATCAACAACGCGGGAACGATCTTGCGCAAACCTGCCGCCGAACATCCCGATGAGTACTGGGACAAGGTGATCGAAGTCAACTTGAACGCGCAATTCGTTTTGTCGCGCGAATTCGGACGCGAAATGGTCGAACGTGGCGAAGGCAAAATCATCTTCACCGCCTCGCTGTTGACCTTCCAAGGCGGCATCACGGTCCCGGGCTACGCGGCCAGCAAAGGCGCTATCGGACAACTGACCATGGCCCTGGCCAACGAATGGGCCGGCAAGGGTGTCAACGTCAACGCGATCGCACCGGGCTACATCGCCACCGACAATACACAGGCCCTTCGCGACGATGCGGTCCGCAGCGAACAAATCTTGACGCGAATCCCCGCCGGACGTTGGGGCGAACCCGACGACTTCAAAGGCCCGGCTGTCTTCCTGGCTTCCGACGCCGCACGCTATGTCCACGGCGCGGTGCTGTTGGTCGACGGCGGCTGGATGGGTCGCTAA
- the aldA gene encoding aldehyde dehydrogenase: protein MSQTMHETRDGVDHYRMLINGEFVDSTSGDVIQVENPTNEDATYSVPNGNAEDATSALQAAQAAFPAWAAMPAVQRGEILARFASLIRDNRERLAKILVTEMGKTYELALGEVDVSADFINFPAQAARRIEGDILPSDLPNEHIMIHKVPYGVTVGIAAWNFPLALACRKIGPALTTGNVMVVKPPSVTPVAVLALGELAIQAGVPKGVLNLVTGGGSTMGEELVTNKITRLVTMTGSTATGQQIFRKASDRLTAVRLELGGKAPFILLADGDVDQAVEAAVVSRHLNSGQVCTCPERFYIHEAVYDEFLDKYVAAVEKLTIGDPMKDDTDIGPKVNAYETDQLEKVVQQAVADGAKIATGGKRPDGEFFQKGHWYEPTVLTECDNAMSVMRDEVFGVVSPIMKIQSYEQALELANDSDYGLAAFLFTHDMRLIQRAVLELEFGEIYVNRPMGEQRQGFHNGHKLSGTGGEDGKYGMENYLEKKTMYVNFSN from the coding sequence ATGTCCCAAACGATGCACGAAACTCGTGATGGCGTTGACCACTATCGCATGCTGATCAACGGTGAATTCGTTGATTCGACCAGCGGTGACGTCATCCAAGTGGAAAACCCGACCAACGAAGATGCCACCTACAGCGTTCCCAACGGAAACGCCGAAGACGCAACCTCGGCCCTGCAAGCCGCGCAAGCCGCTTTCCCCGCATGGGCCGCCATGCCCGCCGTCCAGCGTGGTGAAATCCTGGCCCGATTCGCTTCGCTGATCCGTGACAATCGCGAACGGTTGGCCAAAATCTTGGTCACCGAAATGGGCAAGACATATGAATTGGCCTTGGGGGAAGTCGACGTGTCCGCCGACTTTATAAACTTCCCCGCTCAAGCCGCCCGGCGAATCGAAGGCGACATCTTGCCCTCGGACTTGCCCAACGAACACATCATGATCCATAAGGTTCCTTATGGTGTGACCGTCGGTATCGCGGCATGGAATTTCCCCCTCGCACTCGCGTGCCGAAAAATCGGCCCCGCCCTGACCACCGGCAACGTGATGGTTGTCAAACCACCGTCGGTCACCCCCGTGGCCGTGTTGGCCTTGGGCGAACTGGCCATTCAAGCCGGTGTCCCCAAGGGCGTTTTGAACCTGGTCACCGGCGGCGGATCGACCATGGGCGAAGAACTGGTCACCAACAAGATCACGCGTTTGGTCACCATGACGGGGTCCACCGCAACGGGCCAACAGATCTTCCGCAAAGCGTCCGATCGCCTGACCGCCGTCCGCTTGGAACTCGGCGGCAAAGCGCCGTTCATCTTGCTGGCCGATGGCGATGTCGATCAGGCCGTCGAAGCCGCCGTGGTCTCACGTCACCTGAACAGCGGCCAAGTCTGTACCTGTCCGGAACGCTTCTATATCCACGAAGCGGTGTATGACGAATTCTTGGACAAGTATGTCGCGGCCGTCGAAAAATTGACCATCGGCGATCCGATGAAAGACGACACCGATATCGGCCCCAAGGTCAACGCCTATGAGACGGACCAATTGGAAAAAGTGGTCCAACAAGCAGTCGCCGATGGCGCAAAAATTGCCACCGGTGGCAAGCGTCCCGACGGCGAGTTCTTTCAGAAAGGCCACTGGTATGAACCGACGGTACTAACCGAATGTGACAATGCCATGTCCGTGATGCGCGACGAAGTGTTTGGTGTCGTCAGCCCGATCATGAAGATCCAAAGCTACGAACAAGCCTTGGAATTAGCCAACGATAGCGACTATGGGCTGGCCGCCTTCTTATTCACACATGACATGCGTCTGATCCAGCGTGCCGTGTTGGAATTGGAATTCGGCGAAATCTATGTCAATCGTCCGATGGGCGAACAACGTCAAGGCTTCCACAACGGTCACAAACTCAGCGGAACCGGTGGCGAAGACGGCAAATACGGGATGGAAAACTATCTCGAAAAGAAAACCATGTATGTCAATTTTTCCAACTAG
- a CDS encoding mandelate racemase/muconate lactonizing enzyme family protein — protein sequence MKIQKVETELYHVPLSRAMVDAIHGVQKEFSLIVVKITTDDGATGMGYTYSVGQVGGTSIATLIHDNLVPLLIGEDPRRIEHLWEKMWWALHYVGRSGIAVFALSAVDTALWDLKARLADEPLWRFLGGHDNKAEAYGGGIDFELSIDELLKQTQGFLDAGLNAIKIKIGRDSIAQECERISAMRDFLGPDRKLMVDVNMKWSVEKAIRAARAFEPYDLYWIEEPTIPDDVEGNRRIQVEGGIPVATGENLHSIYEFRQMIADGGVSFPDADISNLGGITALMKVAHIAEAHNRNLTTHGIQEMHVSCLAAIPNASLLEIHAFRVDDFLVHPLEIKDGYAYASDRPGHGVVIDWDKIAKHKIAFKSAQG from the coding sequence GTGAAAATTCAAAAAGTCGAAACCGAACTCTATCACGTCCCGCTTTCACGCGCGATGGTCGATGCCATCCACGGCGTCCAGAAAGAATTCTCGCTAATCGTTGTCAAAATCACGACCGACGATGGCGCGACCGGCATGGGATACACCTACAGCGTCGGCCAAGTCGGCGGTACATCCATCGCCACCCTGATCCACGACAACCTGGTTCCACTGTTGATCGGCGAAGACCCGCGTCGAATCGAACACCTGTGGGAAAAGATGTGGTGGGCACTTCACTACGTCGGACGCAGCGGAATCGCCGTCTTTGCACTTTCCGCGGTCGACACGGCACTTTGGGATCTGAAAGCCCGCCTGGCCGACGAACCTTTGTGGCGTTTCCTAGGTGGCCATGACAATAAGGCCGAAGCTTACGGCGGTGGTATCGATTTTGAACTGTCGATCGACGAGTTGCTGAAACAGACACAAGGCTTCTTGGATGCCGGCCTGAACGCGATCAAAATCAAGATCGGCCGCGATTCCATCGCACAGGAATGTGAACGCATCAGTGCAATGCGTGACTTCCTTGGCCCCGACCGAAAGCTGATGGTCGATGTGAATATGAAGTGGAGCGTTGAAAAGGCGATCCGCGCCGCTCGTGCTTTTGAACCCTACGACCTTTATTGGATCGAAGAACCGACCATCCCCGACGACGTCGAAGGAAATCGACGCATCCAGGTCGAAGGCGGTATTCCCGTCGCCACCGGCGAAAACTTACATTCCATCTATGAGTTTCGCCAAATGATCGCCGACGGCGGCGTGTCGTTCCCCGATGCCGACATTTCCAACCTGGGTGGGATCACCGCATTGATGAAGGTCGCCCACATCGCCGAAGCGCATAACCGCAACTTGACCACCCACGGCATTCAAGAAATGCACGTCAGCTGTTTGGCTGCGATTCCCAACGCATCTCTGTTGGAAATCCATGCCTTCCGCGTCGATGATTTCTTGGTTCACCCGCTGGAAATCAAAGACGGTTACGCCTACGCATCGGATCGTCCCGGGCACGGCGTGGTGATCGATTGGGACAAGATCGCCAAACACAAGATCGCGTTTAAATCAGCACAAGGCTGA
- a CDS encoding aldose epimerase family protein gives MKYTIGKGSSIEVDVVPLGAIITAIRVPDASGAMADVVLGFNDVSNYTDAVDHPYFGAVVGRYGNRIAKGEFQLNGQTYRLACNNGSNHLHGGDVGFDRKEWTVVSSDDNQMVLQLESPDGDEGYPGNLIVTVTYKVSAPGDLEVLYEATTDQATPVNLTQHTYFNLGGEGSGDILDHELKLNASQFVPVDPTLIPTGQLADVADTPFDFRQAKPIGRDILSSHPQLEIGQGFDHNFIISKDSSDQQSISMAATVKHPTSGRTLEVWTDQPGVQFYSGNFLDGRLTGKSGSAYTRNSGFCLETQHFPDSPNQIGFPSTILYPDSQYKTKTIFRFGF, from the coding sequence ATGAAATACACGATCGGCAAAGGTTCATCGATCGAAGTGGATGTCGTTCCCTTGGGCGCTATCATCACCGCGATTCGCGTTCCCGATGCATCGGGAGCGATGGCGGACGTCGTGCTCGGATTCAATGACGTGTCGAATTACACCGACGCGGTGGATCATCCCTATTTCGGCGCGGTCGTTGGACGCTACGGAAATCGTATCGCCAAAGGCGAATTCCAATTGAACGGTCAGACCTACCGTTTGGCTTGCAATAATGGCTCCAACCATCTGCACGGTGGTGACGTCGGATTCGACCGAAAAGAATGGACCGTCGTTTCATCGGACGACAATCAAATGGTCTTGCAACTGGAATCACCCGATGGCGACGAAGGCTATCCAGGCAATCTGATCGTGACCGTCACGTACAAGGTGTCCGCACCGGGCGATTTGGAAGTCCTGTACGAAGCCACCACCGATCAAGCCACCCCGGTCAACCTGACGCAGCACACGTACTTCAATCTTGGTGGTGAAGGTAGCGGCGACATTCTGGATCATGAACTGAAGCTGAATGCGTCACAGTTCGTGCCCGTCGATCCGACGCTGATCCCGACCGGTCAACTTGCCGACGTCGCCGACACGCCGTTCGACTTTCGGCAAGCCAAACCCATTGGCCGCGACATTCTGTCGTCGCATCCGCAGTTGGAAATTGGGCAAGGCTTTGATCACAACTTCATCATCTCGAAAGATTCGTCGGATCAGCAATCGATTTCCATGGCGGCAACAGTCAAACACCCCACCAGCGGTCGCACTTTGGAGGTCTGGACCGACCAACCGGGCGTCCAGTTTTATTCAGGCAACTTCTTGGATGGACGGTTAACCGGCAAATCGGGATCGGCATACACGAGGAACTCAGGGTTCTGTTTGGAAACCCAGCACTTCCCCGATTCGCCCAACCAAATTGGCTTTCCGTCAACGATTCTTTACCCGGATAGCCAATATAAAACCAAAACAATCTTTCGTTTCGGTTTTTAG
- a CDS encoding aldo/keto reductase — protein sequence MTSSDLSTFAVADDAVDPALVPSHTLASGDRIPAIGLGTFGSDHAAHEAVAESVVTAISVGYRHIDCAAVYGNEDYIGNALQTVLRSGIKREDLWINSKLWNDMHDEKNVIPACEKTLKDLQLDYLDLYFVHWPFPNYHAPGCDVSSRSADAKPYIHENFMKTWRQMERLVEMGLVRNIGTSNVTIPKLKRILEDAEIKPAVNEMELHPHFQQPELFDFVRSHDIVPIGFSPIGSPARPERDRTSDDTVDIEDPVIVKVAENHQVHPAVVCLKWAVQRGQIPIPMSTKRRNILSNLKCVTEDPLSDAEMKAIAEIDKNCRLIKGQVFLWKDDQDWQDLWDINGEITPA from the coding sequence ATGACATCTTCCGACCTTTCAACCTTTGCCGTTGCCGACGACGCGGTCGACCCCGCTCTGGTGCCTTCACACACTTTGGCAAGCGGTGATCGTATTCCCGCCATCGGCCTGGGAACCTTCGGCTCGGATCACGCCGCCCATGAAGCGGTCGCCGAATCGGTGGTGACGGCGATCTCCGTGGGTTATCGACACATCGACTGTGCCGCCGTCTATGGAAACGAGGATTACATCGGAAACGCGCTGCAAACCGTTCTTCGTAGCGGTATCAAACGCGAAGACCTTTGGATCAATTCCAAGCTATGGAACGACATGCACGACGAGAAAAATGTCATTCCCGCCTGCGAAAAAACACTCAAGGATTTGCAACTGGACTACTTGGACCTGTACTTCGTCCACTGGCCGTTTCCGAACTACCACGCCCCCGGGTGTGATGTCAGTTCACGTAGCGCCGACGCAAAACCTTATATCCACGAGAATTTCATGAAGACCTGGCGTCAAATGGAACGCTTGGTCGAAATGGGGTTGGTCCGAAACATCGGCACATCGAATGTGACGATCCCCAAACTGAAACGCATTCTGGAAGATGCGGAAATCAAACCCGCCGTGAACGAGATGGAGCTTCACCCTCATTTCCAACAACCAGAATTGTTTGATTTTGTCCGCAGCCACGACATCGTTCCGATCGGCTTCAGCCCGATCGGTTCACCGGCGCGACCAGAACGAGACCGCACATCCGATGACACGGTCGACATCGAAGATCCCGTCATCGTCAAAGTTGCCGAAAACCATCAAGTGCACCCCGCGGTCGTCTGCTTGAAGTGGGCGGTCCAGCGGGGACAGATTCCGATCCCGATGTCCACCAAGCGACGAAACATTCTATCCAACCTCAAGTGCGTGACCGAAGATCCGCTATCCGATGCGGAAATGAAAGCGATTGCGGAAATCGATAAGAATTGTCGACTGATCAAAGGGCAAGTCTTTCTGTGGAAAGACGATCAGGACTGGCAAGACCTGTGGGATATCAACGGTGAAATCACACCCGCCTGA
- a CDS encoding zinc-dependent alcohol dehydrogenase family protein encodes MSAVPSKMTGVVLPGNSTVEFREYDVPTPGHGQVLLKTKASSICGSDIRAIYREHLGKGPEAYQGVIAGHEPCGQVVQVGPGCRERQVGDRVVLYHISGCGVCEDCMHGYQISCTSTDYRKAYGWQRDGGHAEYMLADEADCIPLPEPLTYVDGAFMACGFGTAWECLDRMKVNGKDRLLITGLGPVGLAAAQLGRALGAYEIIGVDLSDGRMDLAKELEFAPGIPLVDHVFRSDDAALDAIKDVTGGKGAEVSIDCSGAAPARLLALQGTRQWGRCGFVGEGGTVEFDVSPYLIHEQITLFGSWVTSRKHLADLANLLAARDVHPESTAGRKLPLSEASLAYDLSDKGQEGKVCIVFD; translated from the coding sequence ATGTCCGCAGTTCCATCGAAAATGACCGGCGTCGTCTTGCCGGGAAACAGCACCGTCGAATTTCGTGAATACGATGTCCCAACACCCGGCCACGGCCAGGTATTGCTGAAAACCAAAGCGTCGTCGATTTGCGGCAGCGACATCCGCGCGATCTATCGGGAACACCTCGGTAAAGGTCCCGAAGCCTATCAAGGCGTGATTGCCGGTCACGAACCTTGCGGTCAAGTCGTCCAGGTCGGCCCGGGATGTCGGGAACGACAAGTCGGCGACCGTGTGGTGCTGTATCACATTTCCGGTTGCGGCGTTTGTGAAGACTGCATGCATGGATACCAAATCAGTTGTACCAGCACCGACTATCGCAAGGCCTATGGATGGCAGCGTGACGGCGGACACGCCGAATACATGTTGGCGGACGAAGCCGACTGCATTCCTTTGCCCGAACCGTTGACCTATGTCGACGGCGCCTTCATGGCGTGCGGCTTCGGAACCGCCTGGGAATGCCTGGACCGAATGAAGGTCAACGGGAAAGACCGCTTGCTGATCACCGGTTTGGGACCGGTTGGGTTGGCCGCCGCACAACTCGGACGCGCTCTCGGGGCATATGAGATCATTGGCGTCGACCTGTCGGATGGCCGAATGGATCTGGCAAAGGAATTGGAATTTGCGCCCGGCATTCCGCTGGTCGATCACGTCTTTCGATCCGACGATGCCGCCCTGGATGCCATCAAAGATGTCACCGGCGGGAAAGGTGCGGAAGTCAGCATCGACTGCTCCGGTGCCGCTCCCGCCCGTCTTCTGGCGCTGCAGGGAACACGGCAATGGGGACGCTGTGGATTCGTTGGCGAAGGCGGAACGGTGGAATTCGATGTTTCACCCTACCTGATTCACGAACAGATCACCCTGTTCGGATCCTGGGTCACGTCACGCAAACACCTGGCAGACTTGGCAAATCTGCTGGCCGCCCGCGACGTGCACCCCGAATCCACCGCAGGACGCAAACTGCCCCTCTCGGAAGCCTCTCTTGCCTATGACCTGTCCGACAAGGGCCAAGAAGGAAAGGTCTGCATCGTCTTTGATTGA
- a CDS encoding glycoside hydrolase family 117 protein: protein MGHTQEPADSEVDVAPTPEQIDYFGITNPDKLSAATKRALQWKNLENDWYVQFTVKDLKGDLAYEEGIVRRDPSAVIKENGQYYVWYSRSTGPSQGFAGDIDKDKVFPWDRCDVWYATSKDGWTWKEQGPAVKRGKPGSYDDRSVFTCEIMKHDGKFYLCYQTVKSPYNIRVKNQVGLAWADSPDGPWTKSEEPILSPANNGIWKGEEQNRFLVEKKGDFDSHKVHDPCIIPFNGKFYLYYKGEQMGEEINFGGRMIRHGVAIADNPKGPYVKSPYNPISNSGHEVCVWKYNGGIASMITTDGPERNTIQWSPDGINFEIMSHIKDAPHAIGLNRSLDNESAPTAILQWGLTHQYRTGDYQYIRRFSGVNLRHHTAKGEDAK from the coding sequence ATGGGTCACACACAAGAACCAGCCGACAGCGAAGTCGACGTCGCCCCAACCCCCGAGCAAATCGACTACTTCGGGATCACCAATCCTGACAAACTGAGTGCGGCAACCAAACGTGCGCTTCAGTGGAAGAATCTGGAAAACGATTGGTACGTCCAATTCACCGTCAAGGATCTGAAGGGCGACCTGGCCTACGAAGAAGGTATCGTGCGGCGTGATCCCAGTGCTGTCATCAAAGAAAACGGCCAGTATTACGTTTGGTATTCACGCAGCACCGGCCCCAGCCAAGGCTTCGCCGGCGACATCGACAAGGACAAAGTCTTTCCCTGGGACCGATGTGACGTTTGGTACGCGACGTCCAAAGACGGTTGGACGTGGAAGGAACAAGGCCCGGCGGTCAAACGTGGAAAGCCCGGCAGCTACGACGACCGTTCGGTGTTCACTTGCGAAATCATGAAACATGATGGCAAGTTCTATCTGTGCTACCAAACGGTCAAATCACCGTACAACATTCGCGTGAAGAACCAAGTCGGTTTGGCCTGGGCCGATTCGCCGGACGGACCTTGGACGAAAAGCGAAGAACCAATCCTTAGCCCAGCGAACAATGGAATCTGGAAAGGGGAAGAACAGAACCGCTTTTTGGTTGAGAAGAAAGGCGATTTCGACAGCCACAAAGTTCATGACCCTTGCATCATTCCCTTCAATGGCAAATTCTATCTGTACTACAAAGGCGAACAGATGGGCGAAGAAATCAATTTCGGCGGACGTATGATTCGCCACGGGGTCGCCATCGCCGATAACCCCAAAGGCCCGTACGTAAAATCCCCCTATAACCCGATCAGCAATAGCGGACACGAGGTCTGTGTGTGGAAATACAACGGCGGGATCGCGTCAATGATCACCACCGATGGCCCGGAACGAAACACGATTCAGTGGTCGCCCGACGGCATCAACTTTGAAATCATGTCACACATCAAAGATGCCCCTCACGCGATCGGTTTGAATCGGTCACTGGACAACGAATCAGCCCCGACAGCGATCTTACAATGGGGACTGACCCACCAATATCGAACCGGCGACTATCAGTACATTCGCCGTTTCAGCGGAGTCAACCTCAGGCATCACACGGCCAAAGGCGAAGACGCCAAGTAA